The Caulifigura coniformis genome includes a region encoding these proteins:
- a CDS encoding helix-turn-helix domain-containing protein yields the protein MVLQQRFQTNVASLIAGLGWTQAELARQIGVSRSLVHTYMSGDSSPGLEVVQRFADALGVDPARLLSESGVEKSSGDDKVAAMEELLTVTEAAQLAKLSRAEINRKVAVGILPAVRRSSGWWISREAVLKLIDAPRKRGRPRKSQQVS from the coding sequence ATGGTCCTGCAGCAACGCTTCCAAACCAATGTCGCCTCGCTTATCGCCGGACTCGGCTGGACGCAGGCCGAGCTGGCTCGCCAGATCGGCGTCAGCCGTTCGCTGGTGCACACCTACATGAGTGGCGACAGCTCACCCGGACTTGAGGTTGTTCAGAGATTTGCTGACGCCCTCGGCGTTGACCCAGCTCGGCTGCTTAGTGAGAGTGGTGTTGAAAAGTCAAGCGGCGACGATAAGGTTGCTGCTATGGAAGAGTTGCTCACAGTCACGGAAGCTGCTCAGCTCGCGAAGCTGAGCAGGGCTGAAATTAACCGCAAGGTCGCGGTTGGAATTCTGCCGGCGGTGAGGCGATCCTCCGGGTGGTGGATTTCGCGAGAAGCAGTTCTCAAGCTGATTGATGCGCCACGGAAACGTGGTCGCCCTAGAAAATCTCAGCAAGTGTCTTGA
- a CDS encoding site-specific integrase, translating to MLQATVRLHDADAEWAAWNARQISTYQPRHVPPERREHYAATTSLRQFYLDCSEGRWEPVGRKKGRSKGTVDKERQALNRWEKYTRPEDWPSNKAWPGPNLAMIETISAEWFSDLYDKMLAGGLSNGSVKSTRSHLNVLINHATAVKAILKSPQTRAIENRDLKKRIYTPDEVTKIFTVFEAVNHKLAIAFWVALHVGPRAEDLFTLRKSDVIQDTRGRRLIEFEARKTAKLQAIPISDETWQWIQPLTSGDSPYLFHDLTSPQALNPEKSYRARARNSLVKQLLASVGITDVDRPWQIARRTCNERYESHRPGVGEFITGHGKQGVNARSYREPTEAVHEAVRTLPPYTQLERQLRLF from the coding sequence ATGCTTCAGGCGACTGTCAGGCTGCATGATGCGGACGCGGAGTGGGCGGCATGGAACGCACGTCAGATCTCGACCTATCAGCCGCGGCACGTGCCGCCGGAGCGCCGCGAGCATTACGCGGCGACGACCTCGCTCAGGCAGTTCTATCTGGACTGCAGCGAGGGGCGGTGGGAGCCGGTCGGACGGAAGAAGGGGCGATCCAAGGGGACCGTGGACAAGGAGCGGCAGGCGCTCAATCGTTGGGAGAAGTACACCAGGCCGGAGGACTGGCCGAGCAACAAAGCCTGGCCGGGGCCGAATCTGGCGATGATCGAGACGATCTCGGCCGAGTGGTTTTCGGATCTGTACGACAAGATGCTGGCAGGAGGGCTCTCGAACGGATCGGTCAAATCGACCCGGTCTCATCTGAATGTCCTCATCAATCATGCGACCGCTGTGAAGGCGATCCTCAAATCGCCGCAGACGCGCGCGATCGAGAATCGGGACCTCAAGAAACGGATCTACACGCCGGACGAGGTCACGAAGATCTTCACCGTCTTCGAGGCGGTCAATCACAAGCTGGCGATTGCGTTCTGGGTCGCCCTGCATGTGGGGCCCCGGGCCGAAGATCTGTTCACCCTGCGAAAGTCGGACGTCATTCAGGACACGCGCGGCCGAAGGCTGATCGAGTTCGAGGCGAGGAAGACGGCCAAGTTGCAGGCGATTCCGATTTCAGACGAAACCTGGCAGTGGATCCAGCCACTCACGTCGGGGGACTCGCCGTACCTGTTTCACGACCTGACGTCACCGCAGGCACTCAATCCAGAGAAGAGCTATCGGGCGCGGGCGCGAAACTCGCTTGTGAAGCAGCTCCTGGCCAGCGTCGGCATCACCGACGTCGATCGACCGTGGCAGATCGCTCGGCGGACCTGCAACGAGCGGTACGAGTCGCACAGACCCGGAGTCGGGGAATTCATCACCGGCCACGGAAAGCAGGGGGTCAACGCCCGCAGCTACCGCGAGCCCACCGAGGCGGTACACGAGGCGGTCAGGACGTTGCCGCCGTACACACAACTGGAGAGACAGCTTCGCCTGTTTTAG